One genomic region from Pirellulales bacterium encodes:
- a CDS encoding sugar porter family MFS transporter, translated as MLQPTVNGPQFRMGFLWTICLVAAMGGLLFGYDWVVIGGAKPFYELYFGISEDSFMQGLAMSAALFGCLIGAAASGMFTDRFGRKWLLVLSAFLFAASSVCTALALEFVTFSLARLAGGIAIGLASNLSPMYIAEISPAQKRGQFVAINQLTVVIGILAAQIVNWLIVRNVPAGVASAALAGSWYADVGWRWMFAACAVPAAVFFLMMLFVPESPRWLAKAGQFDAAEEVLRKVGGSDYAHSEIENVRQTLNREEVGRVPFRDLLTPGVARILGLGIALAVLQQWCGINVIFNYAQEVFTAAGYSITGVMQSIVVTGIVNLVFTFVAIFTIDRWGRRPLMLLGAAGLALIYIILGAAYYEHSRGAQMVTLIVAAIGCYAMTLAPVTWVVIAEIFPNRIRGTAMSVAVFALWMACAILTFTFPYLNRYLGAHGTFWLYAAICIVGFIFIWRRLPETKEKTLEQIEAELAT; from the coding sequence ATGTTGCAGCCTACAGTAAACGGCCCGCAATTCCGCATGGGATTCCTGTGGACGATCTGCCTCGTTGCCGCGATGGGCGGGTTGTTGTTCGGATACGACTGGGTCGTAATCGGCGGGGCGAAGCCATTCTATGAATTGTATTTCGGGATATCCGAGGATTCCTTCATGCAAGGCCTGGCGATGAGCGCCGCTCTGTTTGGTTGCCTCATCGGGGCAGCCGCATCGGGCATGTTCACCGACCGTTTTGGACGCAAATGGCTACTCGTCTTGTCGGCATTTCTATTCGCTGCAAGTTCTGTCTGCACCGCCCTAGCCCTGGAGTTCGTTACGTTTAGCCTTGCGCGGCTGGCTGGCGGAATTGCGATCGGTCTGGCGTCGAATTTGTCGCCAATGTATATCGCTGAGATCAGTCCCGCGCAAAAGCGTGGTCAATTTGTAGCGATCAATCAACTTACGGTTGTGATAGGTATCCTGGCGGCTCAAATCGTCAATTGGTTAATTGTCCGAAACGTTCCAGCCGGTGTAGCTTCGGCGGCTCTCGCAGGTAGTTGGTACGCCGATGTTGGTTGGCGTTGGATGTTTGCGGCATGTGCAGTTCCTGCCGCCGTCTTTTTTTTGATGATGCTATTCGTACCCGAAAGCCCAAGATGGCTGGCGAAAGCAGGCCAATTTGACGCCGCCGAAGAAGTATTACGAAAAGTCGGCGGCAGCGATTATGCCCATTCCGAAATCGAAAATGTTCGCCAAACGCTCAATCGCGAAGAAGTCGGTCGGGTGCCCTTTCGCGATTTATTGACGCCTGGCGTTGCGCGCATTCTTGGGCTTGGTATTGCGCTTGCCGTATTGCAACAATGGTGCGGCATCAACGTGATATTCAACTATGCGCAAGAAGTGTTTACGGCCGCCGGCTACAGCATTACCGGCGTTATGCAATCCATCGTCGTGACCGGCATCGTGAATCTCGTGTTTACCTTTGTCGCCATTTTTACAATCGACCGTTGGGGGCGACGTCCATTGATGCTGCTCGGCGCCGCGGGGCTCGCATTGATTTATATCATCCTCGGCGCTGCCTATTATGAACATAGTCGCGGGGCTCAGATGGTGACGCTGATCGTCGCCGCGATCGGTTGCTATGCGATGACGCTTGCGCCTGTTACCTGGGTGGTGATCGCCGAAATATTCCCCAACCGCATTCGCGGTACGGCAATGTCGGTTGCCGTGTTTGCGCTGTGGATGGCGTGCGCAATCCTCACGTTCACTTTTCCTTATCTTAATCGTTATTTGGGCGCGCACGGCACTTTTTGGCTTTACGCGGCAATCTGCATCGTAGGCTTTATTTTCATTTGGCGGCGGCTGCCCGAGACGAAGGAAAAAACGCTGGAGCAAATCGAAGCTGAGTTGGCGACTTGA